Proteins from a genomic interval of Vicinamibacterales bacterium:
- a CDS encoding discoidin domain-containing protein: protein MGDGRGRSLAGHARPVALAALAYTILTLAYSWPLPIDIMRGVAHDPGDPILNAWILWWTTKAVPLTQAWWNAPIFYPAPGTFAFSEHLLGQAFISAPLIALTGSPLFGYNVTLLATYVLSGLGGYFLGYTLTRRHDASFVAGLAFAFAPYRAAQLPHIQVLTAFWTPVCLAALHRYDRERSPKWAALAAAAWLMQSLSNGYFMFFSSVLLLLWFAWFAIGRWRWRTLAACIVFFIAAAAVLLPILLGYRTILQDTYGYRRALIEVQVFSADAAALFTASEDLVAWGWLRAISRPEGELFPGLTVAALALGAIAAARPLAAEAESPRRRWLRRAFAATALLLLAGALMPMVYGPWRLQIAGIRIVSIARADKPLTLAMFAAIAWMCTLPRVRAAVRRRSPLFLYAFAAFVMWVMALGPDPTLLGGRFLYQAPYGWLMRLPGFDGLRVPARFWMMAVVCLSAVSALALARLSGRARQVIVACAAAGVLIDGWPAVFHVAAAPERRPTPADVSMRLDLPSDTDRDALALYQQTFDGVPLVNGFSGYVAPHYFALYELLQARDVRILQALTAQGTLGVVVDHASDADGAYRRFLSGYPGAALHETHPTWSSYTLPRSDRGALVPAASGDTLRIRSVDAFPSPPNAPRAVDGSLATRWSGGVQKGAADFTIELEEPGRVNQVVTYLGEFWTDFPKQLRLEVSPDKSAWETVHMGDTALQAYYGALRHPRELPLVFPIGKDNVRYIRLTQLGWGTHDWSIAEVRVFR, encoded by the coding sequence TTGGGTGACGGCCGCGGGAGGTCGCTCGCCGGCCACGCCCGTCCGGTGGCGCTGGCCGCGCTCGCGTACACCATTCTCACGCTCGCCTATTCGTGGCCGCTGCCGATCGACATCATGCGCGGCGTCGCGCACGATCCGGGCGATCCCATCCTCAACGCGTGGATCCTGTGGTGGACGACGAAGGCGGTGCCGCTCACGCAGGCGTGGTGGAACGCGCCGATCTTCTATCCGGCGCCGGGCACCTTCGCCTTCTCCGAGCATCTCCTCGGGCAGGCGTTCATCTCCGCGCCGCTCATCGCCCTGACCGGCAGCCCGCTGTTCGGCTACAACGTCACGCTGCTCGCCACCTACGTGCTGAGCGGCCTCGGCGGATACTTCCTCGGCTACACGCTCACCCGGCGGCACGACGCCTCCTTCGTCGCCGGGCTCGCATTCGCGTTCGCTCCCTACCGTGCGGCACAGCTGCCGCACATTCAGGTGCTCACCGCGTTCTGGACGCCCGTGTGTCTCGCCGCGCTGCACCGCTACGATCGCGAGCGTTCGCCGAAATGGGCGGCGCTCGCCGCGGCGGCCTGGCTGATGCAGTCGCTCTCGAACGGCTATTTCATGTTCTTCTCGAGCGTGCTGCTGCTGCTCTGGTTCGCGTGGTTTGCGATCGGACGGTGGCGCTGGCGCACGCTGGCGGCGTGCATCGTCTTCTTCATCGCCGCGGCGGCGGTGCTGCTGCCCATCCTGCTCGGATACCGCACCATCCTGCAGGACACGTACGGGTACCGCCGCGCTCTCATCGAGGTGCAGGTGTTCAGCGCCGACGCCGCGGCGCTGTTCACGGCCAGCGAGGACCTTGTCGCGTGGGGCTGGCTCAGGGCCATCAGCCGGCCTGAAGGCGAGCTGTTTCCCGGGCTGACGGTGGCGGCGCTCGCGCTCGGCGCGATCGCGGCGGCGCGGCCGCTCGCGGCCGAGGCCGAGTCCCCGCGACGGCGCTGGCTCCGGCGCGCGTTCGCGGCGACTGCGCTGCTCCTCCTCGCCGGTGCCCTGATGCCGATGGTCTACGGACCCTGGCGTCTGCAGATCGCCGGGATCCGCATTGTCTCGATCGCGCGCGCGGACAAGCCGCTGACGCTTGCGATGTTCGCGGCCATCGCCTGGATGTGCACGTTGCCTCGCGTACGCGCCGCGGTCAGGCGCCGATCGCCGCTGTTCCTGTATGCCTTCGCCGCGTTCGTGATGTGGGTGATGGCGCTCGGGCCCGATCCCACGCTGCTCGGCGGACGCTTTCTGTACCAGGCGCCATACGGCTGGTTGATGCGGCTGCCCGGCTTCGACGGCCTGCGGGTGCCGGCGCGTTTCTGGATGATGGCGGTCGTCTGCCTGAGCGCGGTGAGCGCGCTGGCGCTCGCGCGGCTCAGCGGACGGGCGCGGCAGGTCATCGTCGCCTGCGCCGCGGCCGGCGTCCTCATTGACGGCTGGCCCGCGGTCTTCCACGTCGCCGCCGCGCCCGAGCGGCGCCCCACGCCTGCCGATGTCTCGATGCGGCTCGATCTGCCGAGCGATACGGATCGGGATGCGCTGGCGCTGTACCAGCAGACGTTCGACGGCGTCCCTCTCGTCAACGGCTTCAGCGGGTATGTCGCGCCGCATTACTTCGCCCTGTACGAACTGCTCCAGGCGCGGGACGTGCGGATCCTGCAGGCGCTGACGGCGCAAGGTACGCTCGGGGTCGTCGTGGACCACGCGTCCGACGCGGACGGCGCGTACCGCCGGTTCCTGAGCGGGTATCCCGGAGCCGCGCTGCACGAGACGCACCCAACGTGGAGCAGCTATACGCTGCCGAGGAGCGACCGCGGCGCGCTGGTGCCGGCGGCCTCGGGCGATACCCTTCGGATCAGATCGGTCGACGCCTTTCCGAGCCCGCCGAACGCCCCGCGTGCCGTCGACGGCTCACTCGCGACGCGATGGAGCGGCGGGGTGCAGAAGGGAGCCGCGGATTTCACCATCGAACTCGAGGAGCCCGGGCGGGTGAACCAGGTCGTCACCTACCTCGGCGAGTTCTGGACGGACTTTCCGAAGCAACTTCGCCTCGAGGTCTCGCCCGACAAGTCGGCCTGGGAGACGGTGCACATGGGGGACACGGCGCTGCAGGCGTACTACGGTGCGTTGCGTCACCCTCGTGAATTGCCGCTGGTGTTTCCGATCGGCAAGGACAACGTCCGCTACATCCGCCTCACGCAGCTCGGATGGGGAACGCACGACTGGTCGATCGCCGAAGTGCGGGTGTTCCGCTGA
- a CDS encoding glycosyltransferase family 39 protein, with protein MRRVLLTLSIVFLAWAALVVATGGIQWRIGGVLLRSRDPGRALAIGFLLLVIQALVFRGSFARDTERITAAMRPWLAALAVLCAVILGADAIRYGSFTAGGSDSFGYVSQAYGWASGQLPRAEPLPFQVPWPSGDLSLAPLGYRPGPSPHTMVPTYAPGLPLLMAAALVFGACGPFLVVPACAALVGWLTFDLGRRTAGPWAGVLAAAFAVTSPIVVFMSHAPMSDVPAAALWTAAAVAALRGTRPAALAAGLLTAVGFLVRPNLPALPLVIFAYLAFTSHGRERWIRLALFTAAAAPAPLAIAALNTVWYGAPSNSGYGAAAEIYSVSNLLPNLARYPVWLWQSHSPLVLLALVPLLPPFTRDVRAAAARLCAALVLATLLSYLVYMHFEEWWYLRFLLPAIPALLVLVASGIVIIGRRVPRPWGHVAVAAATVFLVNYTVRFNVGHGMFDALKDGERRYADVGVWVARALPPDAVIFSLQQSGSLRFYGGRMTIRWDLIDRDWTRRAPAEIERLGFHPYMVIEDWELPQMREWFGLPVDGAPPWPLVARMREHGGVNVFDLSSRATGPIVPVALTPGEAPHCSAQQPLSLRRRPQ; from the coding sequence GTGCGCCGGGTGTTGCTGACCCTTTCGATTGTCTTCCTCGCGTGGGCGGCGCTGGTGGTGGCGACGGGAGGCATTCAGTGGCGGATCGGCGGAGTGCTCCTGCGGTCGCGCGACCCCGGCCGGGCGCTGGCGATCGGGTTTCTGCTGCTGGTGATACAGGCGCTGGTCTTCCGGGGCTCGTTCGCGCGCGACACGGAACGGATCACCGCGGCGATGCGGCCATGGCTGGCGGCGCTCGCCGTGCTGTGCGCGGTGATACTCGGCGCCGACGCGATCCGCTACGGAAGCTTCACCGCGGGCGGCTCGGACTCGTTCGGGTACGTGTCGCAGGCCTACGGCTGGGCATCGGGTCAGCTGCCTCGCGCGGAGCCGCTGCCGTTCCAGGTGCCCTGGCCCTCCGGCGACTTGTCGCTGGCGCCGCTCGGCTACCGGCCGGGACCGTCACCGCACACGATGGTGCCGACCTACGCTCCGGGCCTGCCGCTGCTCATGGCTGCCGCGCTCGTGTTCGGCGCGTGCGGGCCCTTCCTCGTGGTGCCGGCGTGCGCGGCGCTCGTCGGCTGGCTCACCTTCGATCTCGGACGCCGGACGGCCGGGCCGTGGGCCGGAGTGCTCGCCGCCGCGTTCGCGGTGACGAGTCCGATCGTCGTGTTCATGTCGCACGCGCCGATGAGCGATGTCCCGGCCGCGGCGCTGTGGACCGCGGCCGCGGTGGCGGCCCTGCGCGGCACGCGGCCGGCGGCGCTCGCCGCCGGTCTCCTGACCGCCGTCGGCTTTCTCGTCCGCCCCAACCTGCCGGCGCTGCCGCTGGTGATTTTTGCGTATCTGGCGTTCACCTCGCATGGGCGCGAGCGCTGGATCCGGCTCGCGCTGTTCACCGCCGCCGCCGCCCCGGCGCCGCTCGCAATCGCGGCGTTGAACACCGTATGGTACGGAGCGCCGTCGAATTCGGGCTACGGCGCGGCCGCAGAGATCTACTCGGTTTCCAACCTGCTGCCCAACCTCGCGCGATATCCCGTGTGGCTGTGGCAGTCGCACTCGCCGCTGGTGCTCCTCGCGCTCGTCCCGCTGCTGCCTCCCTTCACCCGGGACGTCAGGGCCGCTGCCGCGCGTCTGTGCGCCGCGCTCGTTCTCGCCACCCTGCTCTCCTACCTCGTCTACATGCATTTCGAGGAATGGTGGTACCTGCGGTTTCTGCTGCCGGCGATTCCGGCGCTGCTGGTGCTCGTCGCCTCGGGCATCGTCATCATCGGCCGGCGCGTGCCACGGCCGTGGGGGCATGTCGCCGTCGCGGCGGCGACCGTGTTCCTGGTGAATTACACGGTCCGGTTCAACGTCGGCCACGGGATGTTCGATGCCTTGAAGGACGGCGAGCGGCGATACGCCGACGTCGGCGTCTGGGTCGCGCGCGCGCTGCCGCCGGATGCGGTCATCTTCAGCCTGCAGCAGAGCGGCAGCCTGCGTTTCTACGGCGGACGGATGACGATTCGGTGGGACTTGATCGATCGCGACTGGACCCGCCGTGCGCCAGCGGAGATCGAGCGGCTCGGGTTCCATCCCTACATGGTGATCGAGGATTGGGAGCTGCCCCAGATGCGCGAGTGGTTCGGTCTGCCGGTGGATGGGGCGCCGCCGTGGCCGCTCGTGGCGCGCATGCGCGAGCACGGCGGCGTCAACGTATTCGATCTCTCGTCGCGCGCCACCGGCCCGATCGTGCCGGTGGCGCTGACGCCGGGCGAAGCGCCGCACTGCAGCGCGCAACAGCCGCTGTCACTGCGGCGCCGTCCTCAATAG